One genomic segment of Methanobacterium spitsbergense includes these proteins:
- a CDS encoding RNA-directed DNA polymerase has translation MKRHGNLFNKIANEENIYLAYTKARRGRRWQDTIKDFEKDLDNNITKICESLINKTYTTSPYVVFPIFEPKHRLIYKLPFNPDRIIQHALMNIVEPIWDNLLIQDTYACRQGMGVHSGSKRTMDFIRKVGREGYVLKMDISKFYPSLNHDILFDIVKKKIKCKDTLWLLEDIIYSVKGGYNVPIGNYTSQWFGNLYMNELDQHMKHDIGIKYYIRYCDDFLLFHEDKRFLNEMKQYIESYLKSELDLTLSKADVFPISHGVDFLGYRHFHDYILLRKNTAKRFKKRIKEVSYLYKTGRMDKSSYMSSLASMKGVLKWCNGRNLSKSLGLEQLWKEVKDAP, from the coding sequence ATGAAAAGACATGGAAATCTATTTAACAAAATTGCAAATGAAGAAAATATTTACCTTGCATATACAAAAGCACGCAGGGGCCGTAGATGGCAGGATACAATAAAGGATTTTGAAAAAGATTTAGATAATAATATCACAAAGATCTGTGAATCACTTATAAATAAAACCTATACAACGAGTCCTTATGTAGTATTTCCTATTTTTGAACCTAAACATCGGTTAATTTATAAATTACCCTTCAATCCTGATCGTATAATTCAACATGCACTTATGAATATTGTTGAACCGATTTGGGATAACCTGTTGATTCAGGATACATATGCCTGTCGTCAAGGTATGGGGGTTCATAGTGGCAGTAAAAGGACCATGGATTTTATCCGAAAAGTTGGAAGAGAAGGTTATGTTCTCAAAATGGATATAAGTAAATTTTATCCTTCATTAAATCATGATATCCTCTTTGATATTGTTAAAAAGAAAATCAAATGTAAGGATACATTATGGCTTCTTGAAGACATTATATATTCAGTCAAAGGAGGATATAATGTTCCAATTGGGAATTATACCAGCCAATGGTTTGGAAATTTATATATGAATGAATTGGATCAGCACATGAAACATGATATAGGAATTAAATATTATATCCGATATTGTGATGATTTTTTACTATTCCATGAAGATAAACGGTTTTTAAATGAAATGAAACAATATATCGAATCTTATTTAAAATCAGAACTGGATTTAACCTTAAGCAAAGCCGATGTATTTCCGATCAGTCATGGAGTGGATTTCTTAGGATATCGACATTTCCATGACTATATTCTACTTAGAAAAAATACCGCAAAAAGATTCAAGAAACGTATAAAAGAAGTAAGTTATCTATACAAAACCGGCCGTATGGATAAATCAAGTTACATGTCAAGTTTAGCATCAATGAAAGGAGTACTTAAATGGTGTAATGGCCGTAACCTATCAAAATCATTAGGACTGGAACAACTTTGGAAGGAGGTTAAAGATGCACCATAA